From the genome of Leptotrichia trevisanii DSM 22070, one region includes:
- a CDS encoding NCS2 family permease, whose product MSITNVQQTSGLKRLFPLLANENINMKKEIMAGITTFLTMAYIIAVNPNILSKTGMNAGALVTATCFSAAIGCFLMGLIANLPFALASGMGLNAFFAFTVVLKGGISWQTALTAVFCEGIIFIFLTLFKVREAVVNSIPENMKHAVTGGIGVFIAFVGFSGSGLIVLSESTKVSMGHFSPAVIISFIGLFLIAILDKKNVRGSILYGIILSSLLAWGYALINPAHAKDLGIYLPSGIFKYESMMPVMGKLDFKLFTDFKTFGNLFVIVCTFLFVDFFDTVGTLIGVCSKADMLDENGNVPNVGRALMADAIATTAGAALGVSTVTTYVESSTGVIAGGRTGWTAITTGFLFLISMFFSPIFISIPGCATAPALIYVGYLMLSSVKNIDLHDILEGVPSFITITTMALTYSIGDGLTLGILSYVLINLFYNLFSKKEDRRHVSWVMIILGALFIVKLLFMS is encoded by the coding sequence ATGAGCATCACTAATGTTCAACAGACAAGCGGACTTAAACGACTTTTCCCGCTTCTAGCAAATGAAAATATCAATATGAAGAAGGAAATTATGGCAGGAATTACAACATTTCTTACAATGGCGTACATAATTGCCGTAAATCCAAATATTTTATCAAAAACAGGAATGAATGCAGGTGCATTAGTTACAGCAACTTGTTTTTCAGCCGCAATCGGTTGTTTTCTTATGGGACTCATCGCAAACTTGCCTTTCGCTCTTGCCTCAGGTATGGGATTAAACGCATTTTTTGCATTTACAGTTGTATTAAAAGGTGGTATCAGCTGGCAAACTGCCTTGACTGCCGTATTCTGTGAAGGGATTATATTTATATTTTTAACGCTTTTTAAAGTGCGTGAAGCCGTAGTAAATTCTATTCCAGAAAATATGAAACATGCTGTTACTGGTGGAATTGGAGTGTTTATTGCATTCGTAGGTTTTTCAGGAAGTGGACTGATTGTTTTAAGCGAATCGACCAAAGTTAGCATGGGGCATTTTTCTCCAGCCGTTATTATTTCATTTATCGGATTATTTTTAATAGCAATTCTGGATAAAAAGAATGTACGTGGTTCAATTCTTTATGGAATTATTTTAAGTTCTTTACTGGCTTGGGGATATGCACTTATAAATCCTGCACACGCAAAAGATTTAGGAATTTATTTACCATCTGGTATCTTTAAATATGAGTCAATGATGCCTGTTATGGGGAAATTAGACTTTAAGCTATTTACAGATTTTAAAACATTTGGAAATTTATTCGTTATAGTTTGTACATTCTTATTTGTAGATTTCTTTGATACTGTCGGAACATTGATAGGGGTATGCTCAAAAGCAGATATGCTGGATGAAAATGGAAACGTACCAAACGTAGGACGAGCCTTAATGGCAGACGCAATCGCAACTACAGCTGGTGCTGCACTTGGAGTTTCAACAGTTACAACTTATGTAGAAAGTTCAACAGGAGTTATCGCAGGAGGAAGAACAGGATGGACAGCCATTACAACAGGATTCCTATTCCTAATATCAATGTTTTTCTCTCCAATATTTATCTCAATACCAGGATGTGCTACAGCTCCAGCCTTAATTTACGTTGGTTACTTAATGCTAAGTTCAGTTAAAAATATAGACTTGCACGATATTCTAGAAGGTGTTCCATCTTTCATTACAATTACAACAATGGCTTTGACTTACAGTATCGGAGATGGATTAACATTAGGAATTTTATCTTATGTATTAATAAATCTGTTTTACAATTTATTCTCGAAAAAAGAAGACAGAAGGCATGTTTCGTGGGTAATGATTATTTTGGGTGCATTATTTATAGTTAAATTATTATTTATGTCATAA
- a CDS encoding KH domain-containing protein: protein MSKYFETVDFWVENLLDSTESYTIESNEKGKFVDITINVTKDDMGKVIGKNGRIITALRVLMSSVAKKDRKSVKIEVKEM, encoded by the coding sequence ATGAGTAAATATTTTGAAACTGTGGATTTTTGGGTTGAAAATTTATTGGATTCGACTGAAAGCTATACAATTGAAAGCAATGAAAAAGGGAAATTTGTGGATATTACGATTAATGTGACAAAAGATGATATGGGGAAAGTGATTGGGAAAAATGGAAGAATTATCACAGCACTTAGAGTTCTTATGTCTTCGGTTGCAAAAAAAGATAGAAAAAGTGTAAAAATTGAAGTTAAGGAAATGTAA
- the rlmN gene encoding 23S rRNA (adenine(2503)-C(2))-methyltransferase RlmN: protein MERNDNEMINEEEKNLDTIEKIDILGMSLENLQEKFVEIGMKKFNASQVFDWLHNKLVFDFDEFSNISKKDREILKEKFYVAKLEFKTHQVSEDGDTEKFLFELKDRRLIESVLISHKNRHTLCVSSQIGCLIGCDFCATATMTYERNLSISEILLQYYYVQKHLLQRGEKLGNVVYMGMGEPFLNYDAVLGSINILNSPKGQNFSKRNFTISTSGIVNGIKKFTENENQINLAISLHSVRDDVRSEIMPINKRWGVKQLKESLLEYQKQTKNRITFEYILIDDLNCEPEDARELAGFLNSFSCLVNLIPYNPVGGKPYKTPPKQKQREFYKLLKDKNVNVTLRETKGQDIAAACGQLKAKKQMDSIQNI from the coding sequence ATGGAGAGAAATGATAACGAAATGATAAATGAAGAGGAAAAAAATTTAGATACAATTGAAAAAATTGATATTCTGGGAATGAGCTTGGAGAATCTGCAAGAGAAATTTGTTGAAATTGGGATGAAGAAGTTTAATGCAAGCCAAGTTTTTGACTGGCTACACAATAAATTGGTATTTGATTTTGATGAGTTTTCCAATATTTCAAAGAAAGACAGGGAAATTTTGAAAGAGAAATTTTATGTGGCAAAACTTGAGTTTAAGACGCATCAGGTTTCGGAAGATGGGGATACTGAGAAATTTCTGTTTGAATTGAAGGATAGAAGGCTGATTGAAAGTGTTCTTATTTCTCATAAAAATAGGCATACACTTTGTGTTTCTTCGCAAATTGGGTGTCTTATCGGATGTGATTTCTGTGCAACAGCGACAATGACTTATGAAAGAAATTTATCAATTTCCGAAATTTTACTGCAATATTATTATGTGCAGAAACATCTGCTACAGCGTGGAGAAAAGCTGGGAAATGTGGTTTATATGGGAATGGGAGAGCCATTTTTAAATTATGATGCAGTTCTTGGTTCAATTAATATATTAAATTCCCCGAAAGGACAGAATTTTTCAAAAAGAAATTTTACGATTTCTACAAGCGGGATTGTGAATGGAATAAAAAAATTTACAGAAAATGAAAATCAGATAAATTTGGCGATTTCGTTGCATTCGGTAAGGGATGATGTAAGAAGCGAGATTATGCCGATAAATAAAAGATGGGGAGTAAAACAGCTGAAGGAATCACTTCTGGAATATCAGAAACAGACTAAAAATCGGATTACATTTGAATATATTCTGATTGATGACTTGAATTGTGAGCCTGAGGATGCGAGGGAACTGGCTGGATTTTTAAATTCATTTTCGTGTTTAGTGAACTTGATTCCTTATAACCCTGTTGGTGGAAAGCCCTACAAGACACCGCCAAAACAAAAACAAAGGGAATTTTATAAATTATTAAAAGACAAAAATGTTAATGTAACATTGCGGGAAACTAAAGGGCAGGACATTGCAGCAGCCTGTGGACAGTTGAAGGCGAAAAAACAGATGGATTCTATTCAGAATATTTAA
- the argH gene encoding argininosuccinate lyase encodes MKKMWEGRFHKETNKLLEKFNASITFDKRMYEEDITGSIAHSRMLAKQGIIAENEQKDIENGLLQIKDEIEKGEFEFRIEDEDIHMSIEKRLTQIIGAVAGKLHTARSRNDQVALDVRMYVRKEAREISNLLVKMENVLLGLAEKYKNVIIPGYTHLQRAQPILFSHHLMAYFQMFKRDISRIEDFLERSDEMPLGAGALAGTTFNLDRHFVAKELGFSKPTENSLDSVSDRDFIIELAMIISVISMHLSRFSEEIIIWCTSEFSFINLDDAFATGSSIMPQKKNPDIAELVRGKTGRIYGNLMGILTTMKALPLAYNKDMQEDKEGIFDSIDNIKLSIEIFYLMLDTITVNNEKIYTSMRAGFLNATDVADYLAKHNIPFRQAHKIVGEIVSYCEDKKIAIDDMKLEEFHKFSEVFKNAILSEITIENCVNKRNSFGGTSIKNVEMQIENGKKFLETL; translated from the coding sequence ATGAAAAAAATGTGGGAAGGTCGATTCCATAAGGAAACTAATAAATTGTTAGAAAAATTTAATGCGTCAATTACGTTTGATAAAAGAATGTATGAAGAGGATATTACTGGGAGTATTGCACATAGCAGAATGCTTGCTAAGCAAGGGATTATTGCGGAAAATGAACAAAAAGATATTGAAAATGGGTTGCTTCAGATAAAGGATGAAATTGAAAAGGGAGAATTTGAGTTTAGAATTGAAGATGAAGATATTCATATGTCGATTGAGAAAAGGTTGACACAGATTATCGGGGCTGTGGCTGGGAAATTGCATACTGCCAGAAGCCGAAACGATCAGGTGGCTCTTGACGTGCGAATGTATGTACGAAAAGAGGCCCGTGAAATCTCAAATTTACTTGTAAAAATGGAAAATGTACTGCTAGGACTCGCTGAAAAATATAAAAATGTTATTATTCCTGGGTATACTCATTTACAAAGGGCTCAGCCAATTTTATTCTCTCATCACCTGATGGCTTACTTCCAAATGTTTAAAAGGGATATTTCAAGAATCGAGGACTTTTTGGAAAGAAGTGACGAGATGCCGCTTGGAGCAGGAGCTTTGGCTGGAACTACGTTTAATCTGGATAGACATTTCGTGGCAAAAGAACTTGGATTTTCAAAGCCTACAGAAAACAGCCTTGATTCTGTAAGCGACAGGGATTTTATAATTGAACTTGCAATGATTATTTCAGTAATTTCAATGCACTTGTCAAGATTTTCAGAAGAAATTATTATCTGGTGCACATCTGAATTTTCATTTATAAATCTGGACGATGCCTTTGCAACAGGCTCTTCAATTATGCCGCAGAAAAAAAATCCTGACATTGCCGAACTTGTAAGAGGGAAAACAGGCAGAATCTACGGAAATCTTATGGGAATTTTAACAACAATGAAGGCACTTCCGCTGGCTTACAACAAGGATATGCAGGAGGACAAGGAAGGAATTTTTGATTCAATTGACAATATCAAATTATCCATCGAAATCTTCTACCTAATGCTTGACACAATAACAGTAAACAACGAAAAAATCTACACTTCAATGCGAGCAGGTTTCCTAAATGCAACAGACGTAGCCGATTACCTTGCAAAACACAATATTCCATTCAGACAGGCACATAAAATCGTTGGAGAAATAGTATCCTACTGCGAAGATAAGAAAATCGCAATTGATGACATGAAACTCGAAGAATTTCATAAATTTTCTGAGGTTTTCAAAAATGCCATTCTTTCAGAAATCACAATTGAAAACTGCGTAAACAAGCGAAATTCATTTGGTGGAACCTCCATAAAAAATGTCGAAATGCAAATTGAAAATGGAAAGAAATTTTTAGAAACTTTATAA
- a CDS encoding acyl-CoA thioesterase, giving the protein MKKKSFKLRVYYYDTDKMGVVYHSNYLKWMEMARTEYFRDVFPYKNMEDMGFILPVKTLNIEYINSAKYDEEIEISVKIEEINNIKIRFSYEIYNSDGVLKAKAETVNVFVDESGKLKRISNELLEELIK; this is encoded by the coding sequence ATGAAAAAGAAGAGTTTTAAACTTAGAGTTTATTATTACGATACTGATAAAATGGGAGTTGTGTACCATTCGAATTATCTAAAATGGATGGAAATGGCACGGACTGAATATTTTAGGGATGTTTTTCCATATAAGAATATGGAAGATATGGGATTTATTTTACCAGTAAAGACGCTAAATATTGAATATATTAATTCAGCAAAGTATGACGAGGAAATTGAAATTTCTGTAAAAATTGAGGAAATAAATAATATCAAAATCAGATTTTCTTATGAAATATACAATTCAGACGGAGTTTTAAAGGCAAAGGCTGAAACGGTAAATGTTTTTGTTGATGAAAGCGGAAAATTAAAGAGAATTTCAAATGAATTGCTGGAGGAGCTTATTAAATAA
- a CDS encoding transglycosylase domain-containing protein, translating to MKKNNKRVKVEKPGKKFSLFSFFFKVFVFLFVITFGAGAYLVYTVSKETPVDLIDGYAPVSPSVIYDINGNQIDTIMVQNRAPIGIGEIPPHVQNAFLAIEDRKFRTHHGFDFIRTARAAFLTITGRRREGGSTLTQQLAKNAFLSPEQTMTRKIKEAILAIEIERKYTKDEILENYLNTIYFGQGAYGIKNAAIKYFNKQPKQLSIAQAAILASLPKSPTKYSKIENALERQKIVLHQMRNFGFITDEEYNEAVKEKITFVNGNIKSRNEEEQISTSNVAPEFTTVVLSEVRKILKIPEEDQKFLFDGYKIYATVDLDLQRAAYSAFNNNYNLKSRANLNGALFSIDPSNGFVKAMVGGKNYKKGNFNRALSSLRQPGSSYKPVVYLAALQKNMAMNSVMEDSPIKIGNWSPKNYDGVFRDSMTLAKALEISNNIIPVKLLQRVGINSAEKVWRDAGIVGGDFPKNYTLALGSISTRPVDMAMFYAALANGGYQVQPQYIYKIENKYGEVVYEAKPKMKKVYDSKDVAILTYMLENAVNYGTGQSAKVFKNGQLIPMAGKTGTTSDYVSAWFTGYTPTLATVVYVGNDDNKSMGPGMTGGAAAAPIWKTYMQTVVDLPNYNVGVFEFIDDYITRKDLTTRDIDLQIGLLDRDGVNKRTALFKAGTEPIESEGKFRNGITF from the coding sequence ATGAAAAAGAATAATAAAAGAGTAAAAGTGGAAAAACCTGGAAAAAAATTTAGTTTATTTTCGTTTTTTTTCAAAGTCTTCGTATTTTTATTTGTAATTACATTTGGAGCTGGAGCTTATCTTGTTTATACAGTGAGTAAGGAAACGCCAGTTGATTTAATAGATGGTTATGCACCTGTGTCACCTTCAGTAATTTATGACATCAATGGGAACCAGATAGATACGATAATGGTTCAAAACAGGGCACCAATAGGTATTGGAGAAATTCCTCCGCATGTACAAAATGCGTTTTTGGCGATAGAGGACAGAAAATTTAGGACTCACCATGGATTTGACTTTATAAGAACGGCAAGAGCGGCATTTTTGACAATTACGGGAAGACGACGTGAAGGGGGAAGTACACTTACTCAGCAGCTTGCAAAAAATGCTTTTTTGTCGCCAGAACAGACAATGACAAGAAAAATTAAGGAAGCAATTTTGGCAATAGAAATTGAAAGAAAATATACAAAAGATGAAATTCTGGAAAATTACCTGAATACAATTTATTTTGGACAAGGGGCTTATGGTATAAAAAATGCGGCAATAAAATATTTTAATAAACAGCCAAAACAGCTTTCCATTGCACAAGCGGCAATTTTAGCCAGCCTGCCTAAGTCACCGACAAAATACTCCAAAATAGAAAATGCGTTGGAAAGACAGAAAATTGTACTTCATCAAATGAGAAACTTTGGATTTATAACAGATGAGGAGTATAATGAGGCAGTTAAAGAAAAAATTACATTTGTAAATGGAAATATTAAAAGCCGTAATGAAGAGGAACAGATTTCGACTTCAAATGTAGCACCTGAATTTACAACAGTTGTATTAAGTGAAGTGAGAAAAATATTGAAAATACCTGAAGAAGATCAAAAATTCCTGTTTGACGGTTATAAAATTTATGCAACAGTTGATTTAGACTTACAAAGGGCAGCCTACTCAGCCTTTAACAACAATTATAACTTGAAGAGTCGTGCAAATTTGAACGGTGCGTTATTTTCGATTGATCCAAGTAACGGATTTGTAAAAGCAATGGTTGGAGGGAAAAACTATAAAAAAGGAAACTTTAACCGTGCATTAAGTTCATTAAGACAACCAGGTTCATCATACAAACCAGTAGTTTATCTTGCGGCACTGCAAAAAAATATGGCAATGAACAGTGTTATGGAAGATTCACCAATAAAAATTGGAAACTGGAGTCCAAAGAACTATGATGGAGTTTTCAGGGATAGTATGACACTTGCCAAGGCATTGGAAATTTCCAATAATATAATCCCAGTAAAACTGCTGCAGCGTGTTGGAATCAATTCGGCTGAAAAAGTATGGCGTGATGCAGGAATTGTAGGAGGAGATTTTCCTAAAAACTATACATTGGCACTTGGTTCAATTTCCACAAGGCCAGTAGATATGGCGATGTTTTATGCAGCACTTGCAAACGGAGGTTATCAGGTGCAGCCTCAATATATTTATAAAATTGAAAATAAATACGGAGAAGTCGTTTATGAGGCAAAACCAAAAATGAAAAAAGTTTACGATTCAAAAGATGTCGCAATACTAACTTATATGCTTGAAAATGCTGTAAATTATGGAACTGGACAATCTGCGAAAGTCTTTAAAAATGGACAGCTTATTCCAATGGCTGGAAAAACAGGAACAACTTCTGACTATGTTTCAGCGTGGTTTACAGGTTACACACCAACTCTTGCCACAGTAGTTTACGTTGGAAACGATGACAACAAGTCAATGGGGCCTGGAATGACAGGAGGAGCTGCAGCTGCACCAATCTGGAAAACTTATATGCAGACAGTGGTAGATTTACCAAATTACAATGTTGGAGTCTTTGAGTTTATAGACGATTATATTACGAGAAAAGACTTGACAACAAGAGATATTGACTTACAAATAGGACTTCTTGACAGAGATGGAGTGAATAAACGGACAGCATTGTTTAAGGCTGGAACAGAGCCGATTGAGTCAGAAGGCAAGTTTAGGAATGGGATAACTTTTTAG
- the ychF gene encoding redox-regulated ATPase YchF, which produces MIGIGIVGLPNVGKSTLFNAITKTQNAEAANYPFATIEPNVGLVSVPDPRLKDLEKVVNPERTVGATVEFVDIAGLVKGASKGEGLGNQFLSNIRNTAAICQVVRCFDDDNIIHVEGSVDPIRDIETINAELIFADLDTVERAIQKNQKLARGGNAEGKELVAVLERCKVHLEEFKLLKTLEFTQREEELIKVYQFLTVKPMMFAANISEEDLTAGIENDYVKKVREFAKQYDSEVVTFSAKVEAELIEIEDEEERQMFIDELGIKEPSLNRLIRAGFKLLGLITYFTAGVKEVRAWTIKQGTNAQKSASEIHTDIEKGFIRAEVVSFDKFIELNGWNGSKEKGAMRLEGKEYIVQDGDVMFFRFNV; this is translated from the coding sequence ATGATAGGAATAGGAATTGTAGGATTACCAAACGTAGGAAAATCAACATTGTTTAACGCAATAACAAAAACACAAAATGCAGAGGCTGCAAATTACCCATTTGCAACAATTGAGCCAAATGTAGGACTTGTAAGTGTTCCTGATCCAAGACTAAAGGACTTGGAGAAAGTTGTTAATCCAGAAAGAACAGTTGGAGCAACAGTTGAGTTCGTAGACATCGCAGGGCTTGTAAAAGGTGCGTCAAAAGGAGAAGGGCTAGGAAACCAGTTTTTATCCAATATCAGAAATACAGCTGCAATTTGTCAAGTCGTAAGATGTTTTGACGATGACAATATTATTCACGTGGAAGGAAGCGTTGATCCTATAAGAGATATTGAAACGATTAATGCAGAATTGATTTTTGCTGACTTAGACACAGTTGAAAGGGCAATTCAGAAGAATCAGAAGCTGGCTCGTGGAGGAAACGCAGAAGGGAAAGAATTAGTGGCAGTTCTTGAAAGATGTAAAGTTCATCTGGAAGAATTTAAATTGTTAAAAACATTGGAATTTACTCAAAGGGAAGAGGAATTAATAAAAGTTTATCAATTCTTGACAGTAAAACCGATGATGTTTGCTGCAAACATTTCAGAAGAGGACTTGACAGCTGGAATTGAAAATGACTATGTAAAAAAAGTGCGTGAATTTGCAAAACAATACGATAGCGAAGTAGTAACTTTTTCAGCAAAAGTGGAAGCGGAACTAATTGAAATCGAAGATGAAGAAGAAAGACAAATGTTCATTGACGAATTAGGGATAAAAGAACCAAGCCTAAACAGACTAATTAGGGCAGGATTCAAATTATTAGGACTAATCACATACTTTACCGCTGGAGTAAAAGAAGTAAGAGCTTGGACAATAAAACAAGGAACAAACGCCCAAAAATCAGCCAGTGAAATTCACACAGACATTGAAAAAGGATTTATCAGAGCTGAAGTTGTATCTTTTGACAAATTTATCGAACTAAATGGATGGAATGGTTCAAAAGAGAAAGGTGCAATGAGACTGGAAGGGAAAGAGTACATTGTGCAGGATGGGGATGTAATGTTCTTTAGATTTAATGTATAA
- a CDS encoding GNAT family N-acetyltransferase — MKEIRLAQEKDIPKIENLLEQILLIHHEGRPDIFKATGKKYTAKELTEMLNDSNKPIFVATDKNDNVIGYIFCIFKQQTNHNVLTDIKTLFIDDLCVDESTRGQNIGKKLYDFALDFAKKEGCYNLTLDAWADNAGAVRFYEKLGMKVQKYVFEEIL; from the coding sequence ATGAAAGAAATTAGGTTAGCACAAGAAAAAGATATTCCAAAAATAGAAAATTTACTGGAACAAATTTTATTAATTCATCACGAAGGTCGTCCAGACATTTTCAAGGCAACTGGGAAAAAATACACAGCAAAAGAATTAACAGAAATGTTAAACGACTCAAACAAGCCAATATTCGTAGCAACTGATAAAAATGATAACGTAATTGGCTATATTTTCTGTATTTTCAAGCAACAAACAAATCACAACGTCCTAACTGATATAAAAACGTTATTTATTGACGATCTTTGTGTTGATGAAAGCACTCGTGGGCAGAACATTGGAAAGAAATTATACGATTTTGCCTTAGATTTTGCAAAAAAAGAAGGCTGTTACAATTTAACATTGGATGCTTGGGCTGATAATGCTGGAGCTGTCAGATTTTATGAAAAATTGGGAATGAAAGTTCAGAAGTATGTTTTCGAGGAGATTTTATAA
- a CDS encoding histidine triad nucleotide-binding protein, with product MSTIFKKIIDKEIPANIVYEDEEFLAFHDINPAAKVHVLVIPKKEIKSLDAATEEDALLLGKLQLTIAKVARILELDKDGYRVITNIGENGGQEVLHIHYHILGGEKLPVKLK from the coding sequence ATGTCAACAATTTTTAAAAAGATAATAGATAAGGAAATACCAGCAAATATCGTGTATGAAGATGAGGAGTTCCTGGCTTTTCATGATATAAATCCAGCGGCAAAAGTTCACGTGCTTGTAATTCCAAAAAAAGAAATCAAAAGTTTGGATGCAGCAACTGAAGAAGATGCTTTATTGTTGGGAAAATTGCAGCTTACGATAGCAAAAGTGGCTAGAATTTTGGAATTAGATAAGGATGGATATAGAGTTATAACTAATATTGGAGAAAATGGCGGACAGGAAGTTTTGCATATTCATTATCATATTTTAGGTGGAGAAAAGTTGCCAGTTAAATTGAAATAG
- a CDS encoding hemolysin family protein: MSEGSLLLQIVIIIILTGINAFFSSAEMAIVSLNKNKLKILIEDGNKKAVLLDNLLQEPSKFLSTIQVGITLASFFASASAATGLSQYLSSALQPLNIPYNYQISMILITFLLSYITLVFGELIPKRIALRNSENIALSSVGVVVFISKLFSPFVKFLTFSTNLVLTILKMKEDNIEEKVSKEELRSLVEVGKEHGVINEAEQEMIENIIEFDEKIAREIMIPRTKVFLIDKNISIHELFENKEFGKYSRIPVYENEADNIIGILLTKDLMMEAYKKGFDNIKVADLLQEAYFVPETKNVNELFNEMQLEKKHITILIDEYGGFSGIVTLEDLIEEVMGNIADEFDDEDLSIRQLSRNKYLISGEVSLNDLNDNFHFELESKYYDTLSGILIENLGYIPEDNENIEPITINGVVFKPQRVRNKKIEKVVMTFDKDNKEEDEKAKTKSNEDE, encoded by the coding sequence ATGTCTGAGGGCAGTTTATTATTACAGATTGTAATAATAATAATTTTAACGGGAATTAACGCTTTCTTTTCCAGTGCGGAAATGGCGATTGTTTCGTTAAATAAAAATAAATTAAAAATATTAATTGAAGATGGAAATAAAAAAGCAGTTTTACTTGATAATTTGCTGCAGGAACCAAGCAAATTCCTGTCTACTATTCAGGTTGGAATCACTTTAGCAAGTTTTTTTGCGTCAGCATCAGCGGCAACTGGTTTATCCCAATATTTGTCAAGTGCATTACAACCTTTGAATATTCCGTATAACTATCAAATTTCAATGATTTTAATAACTTTTCTGTTGTCATATATCACGCTTGTTTTTGGGGAACTGATTCCAAAAAGAATCGCACTTAGAAATTCAGAGAATATCGCATTATCGTCAGTTGGAGTTGTTGTGTTTATTTCAAAATTATTTTCTCCATTTGTAAAATTTTTGACATTTTCTACAAATCTGGTACTTACAATTTTGAAAATGAAGGAAGATAATATTGAAGAGAAGGTTTCTAAGGAGGAATTACGTTCACTGGTGGAAGTCGGTAAGGAACATGGTGTTATTAACGAAGCTGAACAGGAAATGATTGAAAATATTATTGAATTTGATGAGAAAATTGCACGGGAAATAATGATTCCGAGAACAAAAGTATTTTTGATTGACAAAAATATTTCGATTCACGAACTTTTTGAAAACAAGGAATTTGGAAAATATTCACGTATTCCAGTTTATGAAAATGAAGCTGACAACATTATCGGAATTTTATTAACTAAGGATTTGATGATGGAAGCCTATAAAAAGGGATTTGATAACATAAAAGTGGCTGATTTGCTGCAAGAAGCATATTTTGTACCTGAAACAAAAAATGTAAATGAACTTTTTAACGAAATGCAGCTTGAGAAAAAACACATCACTATTCTGATTGATGAATATGGAGGTTTTTCAGGAATTGTTACGCTTGAGGACTTGATTGAGGAAGTTATGGGAAATATTGCCGATGAATTTGACGATGAGGACTTGTCAATTCGTCAGTTATCACGAAATAAATACTTAATTAGTGGAGAAGTTTCATTAAATGACTTGAATGATAATTTCCACTTTGAGCTTGAATCCAAATATTATGATACTTTAAGCGGGATTTTAATTGAAAATTTAGGATACATTCCCGAAGATAATGAAAATATTGAGCCAATCACAATTAATGGTGTTGTATTCAAGCCACAACGAGTCAGAAATAAAAAAATCGAAAAAGTTGTTATGACTTTCGATAAAGATAATAAAGAAGAAGATGAAAAAGCTAAAACCAAATCAAATGAAGATGAATAA
- the rpiB gene encoding ribose 5-phosphate isomerase B, whose product MKIAIGNDHAGVEFKNKIMQELRGKGYEIVNVGTDTLDSVDYPDIAKEVSKKVLSGEVNFGILICGTGIGISIAANKIKGIRAALCHNEYTAKLARLHNDANIIALGARVLGEDLGLACVEAFVNTEFEGGRHAKRVGKIEL is encoded by the coding sequence ATGAAAATAGCGATTGGAAATGATCATGCAGGAGTGGAATTTAAGAATAAAATTATGCAGGAATTGAGAGGGAAAGGATATGAAATTGTAAATGTGGGGACTGATACGTTGGATTCGGTTGATTATCCTGATATTGCTAAGGAAGTTAGTAAGAAAGTTCTTAGTGGAGAAGTGAATTTTGGGATTTTGATTTGTGGAACAGGGATTGGAATTTCTATCGCTGCAAATAAAATAAAAGGAATTCGTGCAGCTCTTTGCCACAATGAGTACACAGCAAAACTTGCAAGACTTCACAATGATGCAAATATTATAGCATTAGGAGCGAGAGTTTTAGGTGAAGATTTAGGGCTGGCTTGTGTTGAGGCATTTGTAAATACAGAATTTGAAGGTGGCAGACACGCTAAAAGAGTCGGAAAAATAGAATTGTAA